A window of the Streptomyces luomodiensis genome harbors these coding sequences:
- a CDS encoding NAD-dependent succinate-semialdehyde dehydrogenase gives MAVHQINSVNPATEEVIAQFTPHSPTAVDAAVERASLAARRWRTIPVPARAEHLKRAAALLRAERDQLAALITEEMGKPIAEAEAEVDKSAWACEYYATQGPELLMHQPVATGAARSHVAFDPLGLVLAVMPWNYPLWQVFRFAPPALLAGNGAVLKHASNVPRCALAIADIWNRAGCPPGLFTTLLVGPDAVPDLIADPRIHAVTLTGSTEVGSAVAAMAAHHLKPQVLELGGSDPFIVLADADVPAAAAAAVSARMHNTGQSCISAKRFIVEETVVEEFTDAFTAGVAALTVGDPFRRDVTIGPLARSGLRSDLVDQVERSTAAGARVVTGGTVPDGPGYFYVPAVLDQVTPTMAVAAEETFGPVAAVVSAKDPAQAVDIANATEFGLGAALWTTDLERADRLIPGIEAGAVFVNGIVASDPRLPFGGIKRSGYGRELGAFGLRQFTNVKSVWIGPAHNAQSHPLSE, from the coding sequence ATGGCCGTTCACCAGATCAACTCCGTCAACCCGGCCACCGAGGAAGTCATCGCCCAGTTCACCCCCCACTCGCCGACAGCTGTCGACGCGGCAGTCGAGCGGGCATCCCTCGCCGCCAGGAGGTGGCGGACGATACCCGTACCGGCACGGGCCGAGCACCTCAAGCGGGCCGCCGCGCTACTGCGCGCCGAACGGGACCAACTCGCCGCACTCATCACCGAGGAGATGGGCAAGCCCATCGCCGAAGCGGAAGCCGAGGTCGACAAGTCCGCCTGGGCTTGCGAGTACTACGCGACGCAGGGACCGGAACTACTGATGCACCAGCCCGTGGCAACCGGGGCCGCCCGCAGCCACGTCGCCTTCGACCCGCTGGGCCTCGTCCTGGCAGTCATGCCCTGGAACTATCCGCTCTGGCAGGTGTTCCGCTTCGCGCCGCCCGCGCTGCTGGCCGGCAACGGTGCCGTGCTCAAACACGCCTCGAACGTGCCGCGTTGTGCCCTGGCCATCGCCGACATCTGGAACCGGGCCGGCTGCCCGCCCGGTCTGTTCACCACGCTGCTCGTCGGCCCCGACGCGGTGCCGGACCTCATAGCCGATCCCCGCATCCACGCCGTGACCCTCACCGGATCGACCGAAGTGGGCTCTGCCGTCGCTGCTATGGCCGCGCACCACCTCAAGCCACAGGTCCTCGAACTCGGCGGCTCGGACCCCTTCATCGTCCTCGCCGACGCGGACGTCCCGGCCGCCGCCGCGGCGGCGGTCAGCGCACGCATGCACAACACCGGGCAGAGCTGCATCTCCGCCAAACGGTTCATCGTCGAGGAAACGGTCGTCGAGGAATTCACCGATGCGTTTACCGCCGGTGTCGCTGCCCTGACCGTGGGCGACCCGTTCCGCCGAGACGTGACGATCGGCCCGCTCGCCCGGTCCGGTCTTCGCTCCGACCTCGTCGACCAGGTCGAGCGCAGCACCGCGGCGGGCGCCCGCGTCGTCACCGGCGGCACGGTCCCCGACGGTCCCGGGTACTTCTATGTGCCTGCCGTCCTCGACCAGGTCACCCCGACGATGGCTGTCGCAGCGGAAGAGACGTTCGGGCCGGTGGCCGCCGTCGTCTCCGCGAAGGACCCGGCCCAGGCCGTCGACATCGCCAACGCCACCGAATTCGGTCTCGGCGCCGCGCTCTGGACAACCGACCTCGAGCGCGCCGATCGCCTGATTCCCGGCATCGAGGCCGGCGCGGTGTTCGTCAACGGGATCGTCGCCTCCGATCCGCGGCTGCCGTTCGGCGGCATCAAGCGCAGCGGCTACGGACGCGAGCTGGGCGCCTTCGGACTCCGTCAGTTCACCAACGTCAAGAGCGTGTGGATCGGCCCCGCACACAACGCACAGAGCCACCCCCTCAGCGAATGA
- the npdG gene encoding NADPH-dependent F420 reductase, whose product MTVTQPDPLPATTTHHENTVAIVGGTGALGLGLATRWAHSGVNVRIGSRRAEAAQGCADKLPGAVGGDNTTMIEGAAAVVVAVPFSAHVETMRSIAKAIQPGQLVIDTTAPLLPVGPRGLRPIVPWAGSAAEQAQALLPDGTSVVSALQTVSAATLQDIELRLDEDVLLCGDHTADKVLAADLIDRIPGLRTVDCGLLDMSGVCERITALLIGINRRYKTHAGIRITGLPEPLARPGFGRSA is encoded by the coding sequence ATGACAGTCACTCAGCCGGACCCGCTCCCCGCCACAACAACGCACCACGAGAACACCGTCGCCATCGTCGGCGGCACCGGCGCCCTCGGTCTTGGGCTCGCCACCCGGTGGGCCCACAGCGGCGTCAACGTCCGCATCGGATCCCGGCGTGCAGAAGCGGCGCAGGGCTGCGCCGACAAACTCCCCGGAGCGGTCGGCGGGGACAACACCACCATGATCGAAGGCGCGGCGGCAGTGGTCGTCGCCGTGCCCTTCAGCGCACACGTCGAGACGATGCGCTCCATTGCGAAAGCCATCCAGCCCGGACAACTGGTCATCGACACGACCGCGCCCCTTCTGCCCGTCGGCCCCCGCGGCCTGCGTCCCATCGTCCCCTGGGCCGGTTCTGCCGCCGAACAGGCCCAGGCCCTGCTGCCGGACGGCACAAGCGTGGTCTCGGCTCTGCAGACGGTCAGCGCCGCCACCTTGCAGGACATCGAGCTCCGGCTGGACGAGGACGTATTGCTCTGCGGCGATCACACGGCCGACAAGGTCCTGGCCGCGGATCTCATCGACCGTATCCCCGGGCTGCGCACCGTCGACTGCGGCCTGCTGGACATGAGCGGTGTCTGCGAGCGGATCACCGCGCTGCTGATCGGGATCAACAGGCGTTACAAGACCCACGCCGGCATTCGGATCACAGGTCTTCCCGAACCTCTCGCCCGACCAGGATTCGGCCGCTCCGCGTAA
- a CDS encoding epoxide hydrolase has translation MSAEPFEVSITEAEIADLRERLRRTRWPEREPVDDWSQGLPLAYAQELCRSWAEDYDFGFAERLNVFPQYRDTIDGLGINFLHVRSPEPDAFPLVLTHGWPGSVLEFLEVLGPLTDPRAHGGDPADAFHVVAPSLPGYGWSDKPSTTGWGITRTARAWDTLMVSLGYERYGAQGGDWGSAVSAVLGEVAPERVAGVHLNLGSVAAGTFDDPTPAELANLEAEKEMQRTGRGYSAIQATRPQTLGYGLTDSPAGQAAWIAEKFWAWTDNDGHPEDALSRQTILDEISVYWFTASATSSARLYWESFANFRDKVTAPSGLSVYPRDITRPSRREAELRFTDLRWFEELPHGGHFAALEQPESLVQQVRGFFRLFR, from the coding sequence ATGTCCGCCGAGCCATTCGAGGTCAGCATCACCGAAGCCGAGATCGCGGACCTGCGTGAACGATTGCGACGGACACGGTGGCCCGAGCGCGAGCCGGTGGACGACTGGTCACAGGGTTTGCCGCTGGCGTATGCGCAGGAGCTTTGCCGCAGCTGGGCCGAGGACTACGACTTCGGGTTCGCCGAGCGGCTGAACGTGTTCCCGCAGTACCGCGACACGATCGACGGGCTGGGCATCAACTTCCTGCACGTCCGCTCGCCGGAGCCGGACGCGTTCCCGCTCGTGCTCACGCACGGGTGGCCGGGTTCGGTGCTCGAGTTCCTGGAGGTCCTCGGCCCGCTGACCGACCCGCGCGCGCACGGCGGTGACCCGGCGGACGCGTTCCACGTGGTCGCGCCGTCGTTGCCCGGGTACGGCTGGAGTGACAAGCCGTCGACGACCGGGTGGGGCATCACTCGCACCGCGCGCGCCTGGGACACGTTGATGGTCTCGCTGGGTTACGAACGGTACGGCGCGCAGGGCGGTGACTGGGGTTCGGCGGTGTCCGCGGTGCTGGGCGAGGTGGCGCCCGAGCGGGTCGCCGGCGTGCACCTGAACCTGGGATCCGTGGCGGCGGGCACGTTCGACGACCCGACGCCCGCGGAGCTGGCGAATCTCGAGGCCGAGAAGGAGATGCAGCGCACCGGCCGGGGGTACTCGGCGATCCAGGCGACCCGGCCGCAGACGCTCGGCTACGGCCTCACCGACTCCCCGGCGGGGCAGGCCGCCTGGATCGCCGAGAAGTTCTGGGCGTGGACGGACAACGACGGCCATCCCGAGGACGCGTTGTCGCGGCAGACGATCCTCGACGAGATCTCGGTCTATTGGTTCACCGCGTCGGCCACGTCGTCGGCGCGCCTGTACTGGGAGAGCTTCGCCAACTTCCGGGACAAGGTGACCGCGCCATCCGGGCTGTCGGTCTACCCGCGCGACATAACCCGCCCGTCGAGGCGGGAGGCCGAGCTGCGGTTCACCGACCTGCGCTGGTTCGAGGAGCTGCCGCATGGTGGCCACTTCGCCGCGCTGGAGCAGCCGGAGTCGCTGGTCCAGCAGGTGCGCGGGTTCTTCCGCCTGTTCCGCTGA
- a CDS encoding TIGR03619 family F420-dependent LLM class oxidoreductase, whose protein sequence is MNDDDPSGAGPAHEPEPHIGLILALTIRGLAVGNYPGMVRAAQAAESYGFDSVWLCDHFLTLSPDDYVRDAGITAGPESDGDAQQSRSSSVPLLECWTALSALSRDTTTVRLGTSVLCNSYRYPAVLAKMAATLDVISGGRLDLGMGAGWFQQEYEAYGIPFPPTGDRVTALGESLQVMRQVWTDPHPTFHGDFYSIDGAVCDPPPLQQPHPPLWVGGEGLRVHRIAARHANGINVRWWPAEKCAERRAFLDRECEAIGRDPATLRLSITTLLAPTDSSAQQDELRTRFQSIPDTGLITGTPEACVERIRAYQDAGIDHFLFTIPDVADSSYLDVVGEQILPHIKPARHTQPT, encoded by the coding sequence ATGAACGACGACGATCCCTCCGGCGCGGGTCCCGCCCACGAGCCCGAGCCGCACATCGGGCTGATCCTGGCCCTGACCATCCGCGGCCTCGCCGTGGGCAACTATCCCGGCATGGTCCGCGCCGCGCAGGCCGCCGAGTCCTACGGATTCGACTCCGTGTGGCTGTGCGACCACTTCCTGACCCTCAGCCCCGACGACTACGTCCGGGACGCGGGCATCACCGCCGGACCCGAGAGCGACGGCGATGCCCAGCAGAGCCGTTCGTCGTCGGTCCCGCTGCTCGAATGCTGGACCGCGCTGTCGGCCCTGTCCCGCGACACCACCACCGTGCGCCTGGGCACCAGTGTGCTGTGCAACTCCTACCGCTACCCCGCCGTGCTCGCCAAGATGGCCGCCACCCTCGATGTCATCTCCGGCGGCCGACTGGACCTGGGCATGGGAGCGGGCTGGTTCCAGCAGGAGTACGAGGCTTACGGCATCCCGTTCCCCCCGACCGGGGACCGGGTCACCGCGCTCGGCGAGTCGCTCCAGGTGATGCGCCAGGTGTGGACCGACCCGCACCCGACCTTCCACGGCGACTTCTACAGCATCGACGGGGCGGTCTGCGATCCGCCCCCGCTCCAGCAGCCGCATCCGCCCCTGTGGGTGGGCGGCGAGGGGCTGCGGGTCCACCGCATCGCCGCCCGGCACGCCAACGGCATCAACGTCCGATGGTGGCCCGCCGAGAAGTGCGCGGAGCGCCGCGCGTTCCTGGACCGTGAGTGCGAGGCGATCGGCCGCGATCCGGCGACCCTGCGCCTGTCGATCACCACCCTGCTCGCACCGACCGACTCCTCGGCACAGCAGGACGAGCTGCGTACCCGCTTCCAGTCGATTCCCGACACCGGACTGATCACCGGGACGCCGGAAGCCTGTGTCGAGCGCATCCGCGCCTACCAGGATGCCGGCATCGACCACTTCCTGTTCACCATCCCGGACGTCGCGGACTCGAGCTATCTCGACGTCGTCGGGGAGCAGATCCTGCCCCACATCAAGCCCGCACGGCACACGCAACCCACCTGA
- a CDS encoding MFS transporter, with amino-acid sequence MSDLQNDVSPPRTPAPSPAVRHIDKSSRRALFASWLGWTFDGFETYALVLVGPTAVMAVGTQAQLADLPTYVSGLLAATLAGWALGGILAGFAADRLGRRRTLILSILWYALFTGLTALAPDYWWLLTLRFITGMGLGAEWGSATALIGELWPDRSRGRAAAVLQSGFGVGAVIAALAWYLLEPVGDNAWRYLFLIGTLPALIVLYVRRAVRDPEMWTSVRDRRRKAKAAQEAGNTVAAADRELLRSPFTAVFSHARLRRRGLRLLVLTVVSVIGLYAVSAWIPAYTAQLAKDTGETGTRWGANAGLVFNGASVPGYLLLGYLADRWGRKPTMLLYYSVSAAVVPVFFFAVHTPQAALAVAAVAGFFILGQFAWMPIYMPELFPTSGRATAISAVFNSARIAGALVTLGTGMLISLLGGITAAATVVGVVMYVIAIATVWFVGPETRGQPLPR; translated from the coding sequence ATGTCCGACCTGCAAAACGACGTGTCGCCCCCCAGAACTCCCGCCCCCTCCCCAGCCGTGCGCCACATCGACAAAAGCAGCCGCCGTGCGCTGTTCGCGTCCTGGCTGGGATGGACCTTCGACGGGTTCGAGACCTACGCCCTCGTCCTCGTCGGCCCCACGGCCGTCATGGCGGTGGGCACCCAAGCACAGCTGGCAGACCTTCCCACCTACGTCAGCGGCCTGCTTGCGGCCACCCTCGCCGGCTGGGCGCTCGGCGGGATCCTCGCCGGCTTCGCGGCCGACCGGCTCGGCCGACGCCGCACCCTCATCCTCTCCATCCTCTGGTACGCCCTCTTCACCGGTCTGACCGCACTCGCACCCGACTACTGGTGGCTGCTCACCCTGCGCTTCATCACCGGCATGGGACTGGGAGCGGAGTGGGGCAGTGCCACCGCCCTGATCGGCGAACTCTGGCCGGACCGTTCACGCGGACGAGCCGCCGCGGTACTCCAGTCGGGCTTCGGCGTCGGCGCAGTCATCGCCGCACTGGCCTGGTACCTGCTGGAGCCCGTGGGCGACAACGCCTGGCGCTACCTCTTCCTGATCGGCACGCTCCCGGCACTCATCGTCCTCTACGTACGGCGGGCCGTCCGCGACCCGGAGATGTGGACCTCGGTCCGCGACCGGCGGCGCAAGGCCAAAGCCGCCCAAGAAGCCGGCAACACCGTCGCAGCCGCAGACAGGGAACTCCTGCGCTCCCCCTTCACCGCCGTCTTCAGCCACGCCCGCCTACGCCGTCGCGGGCTGCGGCTGCTCGTGCTGACTGTCGTGTCGGTCATCGGCCTGTACGCCGTGTCGGCCTGGATCCCCGCATACACCGCCCAACTCGCCAAGGACACCGGCGAGACGGGCACCCGATGGGGTGCCAACGCCGGCCTGGTGTTCAACGGCGCCTCCGTACCCGGCTACCTCCTGCTCGGTTACCTGGCCGACCGCTGGGGCCGAAAACCCACCATGCTCCTCTACTACTCCGTATCCGCGGCCGTCGTCCCGGTCTTCTTCTTCGCCGTCCACACCCCGCAGGCGGCACTGGCCGTGGCAGCCGTGGCCGGGTTCTTCATCCTGGGCCAGTTCGCCTGGATGCCCATCTACATGCCCGAGCTGTTCCCCACCTCGGGTCGCGCCACAGCGATCTCCGCGGTGTTCAACTCCGCGCGCATCGCGGGCGCGCTGGTCACCCTCGGCACCGGAATGCTCATCAGCCTGCTCGGCGGGATCACTGCCGCTGCCACGGTCGTCGGAGTGGTGATGTACGTCATCGCCATCGCCACCGTCTGGTTCGTCGGACCGGAGACCAGAGGACAACCCCTCCCCCGGTGA
- a CDS encoding integrase core domain-containing protein: MATDLFHIDTVPLRRWFVLFFIDHGARRMHIAGITRHPTGPWITQQARTYLMDLGDRAESIKFLIRNRSAYFTNSFDTVFQAAGVRVIPTLPAVPRMNAIAERWIGSCRREATDRILITGERHLRLVLDECTEHYNSHRPHRSLGQRAPGRLTESEPIIATGKTRISRRDRLSDLIHEYSQVA, translated from the coding sequence GTGGCCACCGACCTCTTCCACATCGACACCGTCCCCTTGCGGCGCTGGTTCGTACTGTTCTTCATCGACCATGGCGCCCGCCGCATGCACATCGCCGGCATCACTCGACACCCGACCGGCCCCTGGATCACCCAGCAAGCGCGGACCTACCTCATGGACCTGGGCGACCGCGCAGAGTCGATCAAGTTCCTCATCCGGAACCGCAGCGCCTACTTCACCAACAGCTTTGACACCGTCTTCCAAGCAGCCGGCGTACGCGTCATCCCCACACTGCCCGCTGTGCCACGGATGAACGCGATCGCCGAACGCTGGATCGGATCATGCCGACGCGAGGCCACCGACCGCATCCTGATCACCGGAGAGCGCCACCTCCGCCTCGTCCTCGACGAGTGCACGGAGCACTACAACAGTCACCGGCCGCATCGGTCCCTCGGACAACGGGCGCCAGGCCGACTCACCGAGTCCGAACCAATTATCGCCACTGGCAAAACCCGCATCTCCCGACGCGATCGACTCAGCGACCTCATCCACGAATACTCGCAGGTCGCATAG
- a CDS encoding transglutaminase-like domain-containing protein, with product MTSETTAHNELAPIDEAYLRPTAYIDSDHPLVVSTARELTDGATTDSERLGRIYHYVRDLPYDILASFRYLAEGESAASDVLAHGVAFCMGKASSFVALSRAARIPARIAFQALHAPKMEFLSPEVRTLWGGPAGRPLPWHSLGEAFLNGRWIKLDATIDAPTATRLGKPYTVTYDGVTDIPTVEGPVLRENGSYADYPAEVARWYEQVAGEVLEALASPAAHERVAGDDVLWSGPDPELVGRTSVA from the coding sequence GTGACCTCCGAGACGACCGCACACAATGAGCTCGCCCCCATCGACGAGGCGTACCTGAGGCCGACCGCCTACATCGATTCCGACCACCCGCTCGTGGTATCCACCGCACGAGAGCTGACGGACGGTGCCACCACCGACAGCGAACGACTGGGCCGCATCTACCACTACGTCCGCGACCTGCCCTACGACATCCTCGCCTCGTTCCGCTATCTCGCCGAGGGCGAATCGGCGGCCAGCGACGTCCTCGCCCACGGCGTCGCCTTCTGCATGGGCAAGGCGAGTTCGTTCGTCGCCCTGTCCAGGGCCGCCCGCATCCCTGCCCGCATCGCGTTCCAGGCGCTCCACGCCCCGAAGATGGAATTCCTCTCACCAGAGGTCCGCACCCTGTGGGGAGGGCCGGCCGGACGGCCACTGCCCTGGCACTCGCTCGGCGAAGCCTTCCTCAACGGCCGGTGGATCAAGCTGGACGCAACCATCGACGCGCCCACAGCGACCCGTCTGGGCAAGCCCTACACCGTCACCTACGACGGCGTCACGGACATCCCGACCGTCGAGGGGCCCGTGCTGCGGGAGAACGGCAGCTACGCCGACTATCCCGCCGAAGTGGCGCGATGGTACGAGCAGGTCGCCGGCGAAGTCCTCGAAGCGCTTGCCTCGCCCGCCGCGCACGAGCGGGTCGCCGGCGACGACGTGCTGTGGAGCGGCCCCGATCCGGAGCTGGTCGGCCGCACTTCCGTCGCCTGA
- a CDS encoding putative quinol monooxygenase: MSDQNHVTVIARFTPASDRAPQLQALLEGMIAPTRSEPGCRSYDLYTTETEAPDFVLLERYQDTAALEAHRTTAHYKAYRAQLSDLLAKPVEVSVLRPVNVIG; encoded by the coding sequence GTGTCAGACCAGAACCACGTAACCGTGATCGCCCGCTTCACCCCGGCCTCGGACCGCGCTCCGCAGCTGCAGGCCCTGCTCGAAGGAATGATCGCCCCGACCCGCTCCGAGCCGGGATGCCGCTCCTACGACCTCTACACCACCGAAACGGAAGCCCCGGACTTCGTCCTCCTGGAGCGCTACCAGGACACCGCAGCCCTGGAGGCGCACCGCACGACGGCCCACTACAAGGCCTACCGCGCCCAGCTGTCCGACCTCCTCGCCAAACCGGTCGAGGTTTCCGTCCTCAGGCCGGTCAACGTCATCGGCTGA
- a CDS encoding GntR family transcriptional regulator: protein MTSDMGNEPRFDLSAAGFRIERGRTPATTQLAEQIKALILKQQLPPGTRLPTERELMAETGLSRITVRAAVGALESQGWVVRKQGLGTFVSEPVDQELSSGVRTITEVLLEQGVTPHIDVLGFGVESAAPHVAQVLGESEVLTIRRRYGDGEKPVALVTIHLPTRVLEAAGPLRSGEPTTETTYTMWEQRLGVRIAQAQHQIHAAAASPDVAAALEIDESAPVLVLERVSFGHDDRPLEVVIFHYRPERYGFTVTLPRTVSGAPVGMTDMTERRRP from the coding sequence ATGACATCTGACATGGGCAACGAGCCCCGCTTCGACCTGTCGGCCGCCGGATTCCGGATCGAACGGGGCCGGACACCGGCGACGACGCAGCTGGCGGAGCAGATCAAAGCACTGATCCTCAAGCAGCAGCTGCCGCCGGGAACGCGGCTGCCCACGGAACGGGAGCTGATGGCTGAGACCGGTCTGAGCCGCATCACGGTCCGTGCCGCCGTGGGTGCACTGGAGTCGCAGGGCTGGGTGGTACGCAAGCAAGGACTGGGCACCTTCGTCTCCGAACCGGTGGACCAGGAGCTGTCCTCCGGCGTGCGCACCATCACCGAGGTCCTGCTCGAACAGGGCGTCACACCGCACATCGACGTCCTGGGCTTTGGCGTCGAATCCGCTGCGCCCCACGTCGCGCAGGTCCTCGGGGAGTCCGAGGTACTGACGATCCGGCGCCGGTACGGGGACGGGGAGAAGCCGGTCGCGCTCGTCACGATCCACCTCCCGACGCGGGTGCTGGAGGCGGCCGGGCCGCTGCGCTCCGGCGAACCCACCACCGAGACCACGTACACGATGTGGGAGCAGCGCCTGGGGGTGCGGATCGCGCAGGCCCAGCACCAGATCCACGCGGCCGCGGCTTCTCCGGACGTCGCCGCGGCGCTGGAGATCGACGAGTCCGCACCCGTGCTCGTCCTGGAGCGGGTCAGCTTCGGCCACGACGACCGTCCACTGGAAGTCGTGATCTTCCACTACCGCCCGGAACGCTACGGATTCACCGTGACGCTTCCCCGCACCGTCTCCGGTGCCCCGGTCGGCATGACCGACATGACAGAAAGGCGACGTCCATGA
- a CDS encoding MFS transporter, producing the protein MSQHTRQGTTPQTIPSGGAPAPERTDAPDGRRLGLTLGMLVLPMYVALGAPSVALPAIGRALAVPFGATAWILAAWSLTSALAMPVAGRLLVRWSPFQVLVAGVVALAAGSVLAGAGPTLSVVIVGRLIGGAGAGATVIAVFAAATALPGRQRIRALGIIAAASATASGCGTLLGGAVTAWLGWRAVLAIPALALPLLLAALPSRRAWTRSGSGERNGSTGRLDIVGAAVLSVLAGSLITLLQAHSVGLPAPVTLVVAAAGALAAVGLWWRVRSTPDGFVPRRVIASRGFLAAGLIGGTVFAGYYGVLFRAPSLIEQATGGGPLEAGVLLVPAAACSVLAGRLVGTLTDRFTGWQVSAGLAALTVVGVLVVAIFTGPIPIVVGTALTVCGFAGAQAVLVSLAPDLVAADDRDTAQSLLNFMNALGGGIGPAAVAGLSGIVPVPVALAVLAALPLAGLVLSLTRRPTADRRPEPDATRGSPR; encoded by the coding sequence ATGTCACAACATACTCGGCAGGGGACGACGCCGCAGACGATCCCGTCTGGAGGGGCCCCGGCACCGGAGCGAACCGACGCCCCGGACGGGCGTCGGCTGGGGCTGACTTTGGGGATGCTGGTGCTGCCGATGTACGTGGCACTGGGAGCGCCGTCGGTGGCCCTGCCGGCCATCGGCCGCGCACTCGCGGTGCCGTTCGGGGCCACCGCATGGATTCTCGCCGCGTGGTCGCTGACCTCCGCGCTCGCGATGCCGGTCGCGGGTCGGCTGCTGGTCCGCTGGAGCCCCTTCCAGGTCCTCGTCGCCGGGGTCGTGGCGCTCGCCGCGGGCTCCGTGCTCGCCGGAGCCGGGCCGACACTGTCCGTCGTGATCGTCGGCCGACTGATCGGCGGCGCCGGGGCGGGCGCGACCGTGATCGCCGTCTTTGCCGCGGCCACCGCCCTTCCCGGGCGGCAACGGATCCGCGCCCTGGGAATCATCGCGGCCGCCAGCGCGACGGCGTCGGGGTGCGGGACACTGTTGGGCGGGGCGGTGACCGCATGGCTCGGGTGGCGTGCCGTGCTCGCGATCCCGGCCCTCGCGCTGCCCCTCCTGCTGGCCGCATTGCCGAGTAGGCGCGCATGGACGCGGAGCGGTAGCGGCGAGCGAAACGGCTCGACCGGGCGACTCGATATCGTCGGCGCGGCCGTGCTGTCGGTACTCGCCGGCTCCTTGATCACGTTGCTGCAGGCACATTCGGTCGGCCTGCCCGCTCCGGTCACGCTCGTCGTGGCTGCCGCCGGGGCGCTCGCCGCCGTGGGACTGTGGTGGCGCGTGCGAAGCACGCCCGACGGGTTCGTGCCTCGGCGGGTGATCGCATCCCGCGGCTTCCTGGCGGCCGGGCTCATCGGCGGGACCGTCTTCGCCGGCTACTACGGGGTGCTGTTCCGCGCCCCGTCCCTGATCGAGCAGGCCACGGGCGGTGGCCCCCTGGAAGCCGGCGTGCTCTTGGTCCCGGCCGCCGCCTGCTCGGTGCTGGCCGGGCGGCTGGTCGGCACCTTGACCGACCGGTTCACCGGCTGGCAGGTGTCGGCCGGGCTTGCGGCACTCACCGTCGTCGGCGTGCTCGTGGTCGCGATCTTCACCGGGCCGATCCCGATTGTCGTCGGCACGGCGTTGACCGTGTGCGGGTTCGCCGGCGCCCAAGCCGTACTGGTGAGCCTCGCGCCGGACCTGGTCGCCGCGGACGACCGCGACACCGCACAGTCCCTGCTCAACTTTATGAACGCCCTGGGTGGCGGGATCGGCCCGGCCGCTGTCGCGGGTCTGTCCGGCATCGTGCCGGTGCCGGTGGCCCTCGCCGTGCTCGCGGCACTCCCCCTGGCCGGACTCGTCCTCAGCCTGACCCGGCGCCCTACCGCCGACCGCCGCCCCGAACCCGACGCCACGCGTGGGAGCCCGCGATGA
- a CDS encoding CGNR zinc finger domain-containing protein — protein MQDAYYSPLVVQTAVDLANTLRPIKGEDALETVEQLRDFLDDHPAAEPPSSAANQGAGPRHLTRADLAEVRALRETVRQVLERANADAVEAAALINDGLRRSRATPVLRHEDDRWWTEVTSDTDRCSAHLAATTLSALASVIATLGPARLGVCAGPTCRATFVDLSRNGSKQYCTRTCAHRASVAAYRSRRSPR, from the coding sequence ATGCAGGATGCGTATTACAGCCCATTGGTGGTCCAGACGGCCGTCGACCTGGCCAACACCTTGAGGCCGATCAAGGGAGAGGACGCGCTCGAGACCGTGGAGCAGCTCCGGGACTTCCTTGACGACCATCCCGCGGCTGAGCCTCCGAGTTCGGCCGCGAACCAAGGGGCCGGTCCGCGGCATCTCACCCGCGCCGACCTGGCGGAAGTCCGCGCGTTGCGCGAGACGGTGCGTCAGGTGCTCGAACGGGCGAACGCGGACGCGGTCGAAGCTGCGGCTCTGATCAACGACGGTCTGCGTCGCAGCCGCGCCACCCCGGTACTGCGCCACGAGGACGACCGCTGGTGGACCGAGGTGACCTCCGACACCGACCGCTGCTCGGCGCACCTTGCCGCGACTACGCTCAGCGCACTGGCTTCTGTGATCGCCACGCTCGGTCCCGCTCGTCTCGGCGTATGTGCCGGGCCGACCTGCCGGGCCACTTTCGTGGACCTCTCGCGCAACGGCTCGAAGCAGTACTGCACCCGAACCTGCGCACACCGGGCCAGCGTCGCGGCCTACCGGAGCCGGCGCAGCCCGCGTTGA